One Nocardia huaxiensis genomic window, GTCGGTCAGGGCGGTGACCGCGCGGTCGTAGACCTCGAGCGGCTTCAGGCCGTTCAGCGTCGGATTGGCGGTCAGGCCCTGCACCGGACGAGTGTCGGTGATCATTTCGTTGGAGAAGGGCAGCCGCACGCTGTTGATGCCGAGTCCGCGAAAATCATTGATGATCTTGTCCATCGGCACCCGGTCGAGTCCGAGCGGCGCGCGATGTCCGGTCTCCTGCGCGAAATTGTTCGCCGGATCCTCGTCGTCGCCGCTGCCCTGCCAGGTGCCGCTGGAGCCGTGCCAGTTGGCCGATTGCAGTTTCACCCGATTGCCGTCGGCGTCGACGATATAGCGGCCGCGGGTGCTCAGCGGGCCGTGCAGGCCAGCGGGTTCGGCCTGGGCGGCCGGGGTGAGGTGGATGTTCGGGGCGATGATCGCACCGGCCACCGCCGTGAGAATCGCGAGGGCGTGCCAGGTTCGCCTGCCGCGGAATCGCGCACGGGTCAAGGTCATTCCGAATTCCTCATCTTGCGGAAATCCGGCACCGCCGGAGACTCGGGGGCTCAATCCGTTCACCGGCGGTGCCGAGGGACGCCTCACCTGCAGATGTGTGAGGCAGTACGGCGAGCGGGGCCGTCATTTGCTTCTGCGCGGAAGCATTTCGGGTTCGCGGCTGCTCACGGCATGAACAGTAGAGAGCGGGCGAGCCGAAGAGAAACACCGAATTCCGGGTGACTCATCAGGTTTCGTTGTCAATCGGCACGGCGGTCACAGATGCAGCGGCAGCGTGCAGTCGAGGAAGTCGGGTTCCTCGAGTTGGGCGACCAGCTCCGGGTGCTCGTCGCGGACGGTGCGGGCGATGTCGATGAACGAGCGCACCAGTGCGGTGCGGTGATCCACGCGCCAGCCCACCGCGACCTCATTGGGCTCGGCATCGATGACCGGGCTGAGCTTCACGCCCGGGAACGGGATCCAGCGCACACAGGCGACCGTGATCACGATGCCCTGGCCGGTGGCGACCTTGTGCAGTTCCTCGAGCAGCGTGCTGGATCTGGAGATGATCTGCGCCGGTCGGCCCTCGCGATGAATGTCGAACTCCCAGAAGGCATTCCACACCGGATCCGAACAGGACGCGCCGAGCATGGGCTCCTCGGCGATCTCGCGCGCCAGCACGCCGGCCCGGCCCGCGAGCCGATGGCCGACCGGCAGCATGACGACCAGCGGTTCCGCGAAGAGCCGCTCGAATTCCAGACCCTCGTAGACGAAGGGATGCCGGACGATGGCCACATCGACGGCTCCGGAACGCAGGCCCGCCGACGGATCGTCGTAGCCGAACTGCCGCAGTTCCAGACTCACGTCCGGGTGGCGTTCCCGGAACGCGGACAGAATCGGTTCGGTGAGGGTGAGCGCCGCGCCTTCCATACAGCCGAGCGTCAGCCGGTCCTGTTCATTGCGGTGGACCGATTGCGCGCGTTCCACCGCGGCGTCGAGCCTGGTGAGCCCGTAGCGGACCTCTTTGAAGAAGGACGCGCCCGCCGCGGTGAGCTCCACATTGCGCGTGGTGCGGGAGAACAGCACCACGCCCAGCGCCTGTTCGAGCTGTTTGATCTGCGCGCTCAGCCCCTGCTGGGTGACATACAGTCGCTGCGCGGCGCGGGTGAAACTCAGTTCTTCGGCCACCGTGACGAAGTACCTCAGCTGCCGCGTGTGCACATCCATGGCGGGCAGTGTAGGGAAATCCGATCACTGAAACAGCAATATTCCAGTAACCCGATGCGTACCGATCGTTCGGTATCTAGGCGGTGCGCACCTGTGGCGTGAAGGCTTCCCGAATCCGGTCGATGAGCCCGTTCACCGCCGCCAGCGACGACCAATGATCGTGATGGACGAGACCCGGATACTGATCCGACCGCGCAACGAAGGCATCGTCGGGATCGGACCAGTGCACATGGACGGCGGACAAACTGACCTCACGCTCGAAGGCGTCCATCGGGTGATCCTCCTCGGCAACATTGACTACTACGGAGTGTAATAGCCCAAACCCGCCGGGAATCAGTGACTTTCGTCAATAAACCGTAGAGATCACAGGAGACATGCCGCGCTTACATGCATAGGTGCGCATATCCCAATCCTTCTATCGCTCGTGAGCTACGTCCAGGTCGAGGCCCGAAAATGGGTGGACCCCACCGGGGAATCTTCGGATCATCGTCGGGTGACCATGAACGCCCAGGAACGCCTCATCCGGCTCATCGGCCGCGAGGAGTCCCCCGCCGCGACGGCCGGACCGGTGTCGTGGGTGATGAACCTCGACGACTCCGATTCGCCGCGCGATGTCATCGATGCGCTCGGCTTGGCTCCGTATGTCAATGGTGAACAGCCGCATGCGGTTTCGAAGCAACTCGAGCATGTGAAGCCGGATGCTCCGCTGTGCCCGGAGGGGGCGCGGGTGCTGCGGACCAGCGATGACAACGGGACTCGGGCGCTGCTGGCCGTCGGCGACGGGTGGACACTGCGAGTTGTGCGGCGCGACAACGGAACCGCGTCGGTCGATGTGTGCGCGGCCACCGAGGCGCTGGCGCGCGAAGTGTTCGAACTGTGCACCGCGGATGCGACCGTCGAGCCCGAGGACGACGAGACGCAGGTGTCGATGGGCTTCTGGCACAGCGGATGTAACGGTCCGCAGCGCA contains:
- a CDS encoding LysR substrate-binding domain-containing protein, coding for MDVHTRQLRYFVTVAEELSFTRAAQRLYVTQQGLSAQIKQLEQALGVVLFSRTTRNVELTAAGASFFKEVRYGLTRLDAAVERAQSVHRNEQDRLTLGCMEGAALTLTEPILSAFRERHPDVSLELRQFGYDDPSAGLRSGAVDVAIVRHPFVYEGLEFERLFAEPLVVMLPVGHRLAGRAGVLAREIAEEPMLGASCSDPVWNAFWEFDIHREGRPAQIISRSSTLLEELHKVATGQGIVITVACVRWIPFPGVKLSPVIDAEPNEVAVGWRVDHRTALVRSFIDIARTVRDEHPELVAQLEEPDFLDCTLPLHL